In Bacilli bacterium PM5-9, one DNA window encodes the following:
- a CDS encoding N-acetylglutamate synthase-like GNAT family acetyltransferase (product_source=COG1246; cath_funfam=3.40.630.30; cog=COG1246; pfam=PF13508; superfamily=55729), protein MIRKANKNDKSKVCDLILMASSCLFSDVIKSDDLQKQKELVMKLYDLKDTKFHYENIVVYEQDNKVVGCMVSYEANKEVALNKTMEEFIDNGYKFAVEGIPNTIYLDSMAVDPDYQGLGISRKILAYFTENSTKDLSCLVETYKKETEKYYQRVGFEVVQRVNLFNCELDSMIYKINK, encoded by the coding sequence ATGATAAGAAAAGCTAATAAAAACGATAAAAGTAAAGTGTGTGATTTAATTTTAATGGCGTCATCTTGTCTATTTAGCGATGTTATTAAATCAGATGACTTACAAAAACAAAAAGAATTAGTAATGAAATTATATGATTTAAAAGATACAAAGTTTCACTATGAAAACATTGTTGTTTATGAACAAGACAATAAAGTAGTTGGTTGTATGGTATCTTATGAAGCTAATAAAGAAGTTGCTTTAAATAAAACTATGGAAGAATTTATTGATAATGGATATAAATTTGCTGTAGAAGGTATTCCAAATACTATTTATTTAGATTCTATGGCTGTTGATCCTGATTATCAAGGACTTGGAATTTCAAGAAAAATACTAGCTTATTTCACAGAAAACAGCACTAAAGATTTATCATGTTTAGTAGAAACATATAAAAAGGAAACTGAAAAATATTATCAAAGAGTTGGATTTGAAGTAGTGCAAAGAGTTAATTTATTTAATTGTGAATTAGATTCTATGATTTATAAAATTAACAAGTAA
- a CDS encoding hypothetical protein (product_source=Hypo-rule applied; cleavage_site_network=SignalP-noTM; superfamily=64484), with product MRKIKKLLLMLAVCFISLVNVSAEENNGVTTKTADKVFENNTSTSQISYVFKEAETDKWYLFSKIEKTGSTIDGSFVAKSQTISTYSYDNTQTCENPTETTTSSCSNLTSEISYVGDTTKYPLKEKKYLNNKLVSQNVYVRKNNLISEYRTYTYHTNGNINKYTRYYDGVNLKDNVVSYNKIFIKTTNAKQQVLSVLKYEHSQLWNEKKATVLVRKETYSYHSNSKLKQRKIFNKSVKYNTYSSKYYIAYNNKGIITRMISNKYDTKGTLTKKLDYRYNKAGQLKSNKNGNAYRYTKTYHKGKVVKSLKYKYNAKGKAKLVK from the coding sequence ATGCGTAAAATTAAAAAATTACTGTTGATGCTTGCTGTTTGCTTTATCTCACTTGTTAATGTTAGTGCCGAAGAAAACAATGGAGTTACTACTAAAACTGCTGATAAAGTTTTTGAAAACAATACATCAACATCTCAAATATCATATGTTTTTAAAGAAGCTGAAACAGATAAATGGTATTTATTCTCAAAAATCGAAAAAACTGGATCTACAATTGATGGTTCATTTGTAGCAAAATCACAAACTATTTCTACATATAGTTATGATAATACTCAAACTTGTGAAAATCCAACTGAAACAACAACTAGTTCTTGTTCAAATTTAACATCAGAAATCAGTTATGTTGGAGACACAACAAAATATCCTTTAAAAGAGAAAAAATACTTAAATAATAAATTAGTTTCACAAAATGTTTATGTTAGAAAAAATAATTTAATTAGTGAGTATAGAACTTATACATATCACACTAATGGTAACATCAATAAATATACTCGTTATTATGATGGAGTAAATTTAAAAGATAATGTTGTTTCATATAATAAAATTTTTATTAAAACAACAAATGCTAAACAACAAGTTCTAAGTGTATTAAAATATGAACACAGTCAATTATGGAATGAAAAGAAAGCTACTGTTTTAGTTAGAAAAGAAACTTATTCATATCATAGTAATTCTAAGCTTAAACAAAGGAAAATTTTCAATAAAAGTGTTAAATACAATACTTACTCAAGTAAATATTATATAGCTTATAACAACAAAGGTATTATAACAAGAATGATTTCAAATAAATATGATACAAAAGGTACTCTTACTAAAAAATTAGACTACCGTTATAATAAAGCAGGACAATTAAAATCAAATAAAAATGGTAATGCTTATCGTTATACAAAAACATATCATAAAGGAAAAGTTGTTAAATCTTTAAAATATAAATATAATGCTAAAGGAAAAGCAAAATTAGTTAAATAA
- a CDS encoding small subunit ribosomal protein S2 (product_source=KO:K02967; cath_funfam=3.40.50.10490; cog=COG0052; ko=KO:K02967; pfam=PF00318; superfamily=52313; tigrfam=TIGR01011), translated as MGRVRSSRGLNKKGRKIMAVVSMKKLLEAGVHFGHQTRRWNPKMAPYIYTARNDIYIIDLQKTTRKIDEAYKAIKMIAEKGGKVLFVGTKKQAQEAVKIEAIRSGSFYVNTRWLGGTLTNFKTIKKRINRLKEIEQMEEDGTFDLLPKKEVGQIKKEAERLEKFLGGIKEMKKMPDALFVVDPKVERNAVLEARKLGIPVFGIVDTNCDPDDVDFVIPANDDAIRAVKLIIAAMADATIEAKGGVLQVAYTKDEPSQDRRPHKQHTAPNNKREDAE; from the coding sequence TTGGGGCGTGTTAGAAGTAGTAGAGGTCTAAACAAGAAAGGAAGAAAAATTATGGCAGTAGTATCAATGAAAAAATTATTAGAAGCAGGTGTTCACTTCGGACATCAAACAAGAAGATGGAATCCAAAAATGGCTCCATATATTTACACAGCAAGAAATGATATTTATATTATCGATTTACAAAAAACAACAAGAAAAATTGATGAAGCTTATAAAGCAATTAAAATGATTGCTGAAAAAGGTGGAAAAGTTTTATTTGTTGGAACTAAAAAACAAGCTCAAGAAGCTGTTAAAATTGAAGCAATTAGATCAGGTTCTTTCTATGTAAATACAAGATGGTTAGGTGGAACACTAACAAACTTTAAAACAATTAAGAAAAGAATTAATCGTTTAAAAGAAATAGAACAAATGGAAGAAGATGGAACATTTGATTTATTACCTAAAAAAGAAGTAGGACAAATTAAAAAAGAAGCTGAAAGACTTGAAAAGTTCCTTGGTGGAATTAAAGAAATGAAAAAAATGCCAGATGCATTATTCGTAGTTGATCCTAAAGTAGAAAGAAATGCAGTATTAGAAGCAAGAAAATTAGGAATCCCAGTATTTGGTATTGTCGATACAAATTGTGATCCAGACGATGTTGATTTTGTAATCCCAGCTAATGATGATGCAATCAGAGCTGTAAAATTAATTATTGCTGCAATGGCAGATGCTACAATTGAAGCAAAAGGTGGAGTGTTACAAGTTGCTTATACTAAAGATGAGCCATCACAAGATCGTCGTCCACATAAACAACATACAGCACCAAACAATAAAAGAGAAGACGCTGAATAG
- a CDS encoding DNA polymerase V (product_source=KO:K03502; cath_funfam=1.10.150.20,3.30.1490.100,3.30.70.270; cog=COG0389; ko=KO:K03502; pfam=PF00817,PF11798,PF11799; superfamily=100879,56672) gives MEQLEKFKLYDNILCIDLKCFFASVECIDLKKDPFTYDLVVADKSRGKSSIVLAVSPSLKKKGIPGRCRIFDLPKNLNIDIIKPRMARYIEISNQILKMYLKYFASNDILVYSIDEVFIDITSYRNFYKKNAYEIACLLLNELKQIFGLTAACGIGHNMLLAKLALDIEAKHNPDNIATWTYDDLPTKLWPITNLNEVWGIGRGLSKRLKLLGINSMYDLAHYDIYKLVKEFGMMGEEIFLHAHGIDVSKIQEQDNTTKRKGYNVNHTLFKNTPKNQVRQLVKELVIQLAHRLRTDNKATSVIQLYIGYASNEEQPSFRMQKKLETPTIDLATLSNIVMNIFDKEVLDISIRRIGLSFSKLSEFEGVQLNIFEQEHEIDNINLDFAYDMVNIKYGQNTVFKASALSEDSQFFKRSKLIGGHNAK, from the coding sequence ATGGAACAATTAGAAAAATTTAAATTATATGATAATATCTTATGTATTGATTTAAAGTGTTTCTTTGCATCAGTTGAATGTATTGATTTGAAAAAAGATCCATTCACTTATGATTTAGTCGTTGCAGATAAATCACGTGGTAAAAGTAGTATTGTTCTTGCTGTATCTCCATCTCTTAAAAAGAAAGGTATTCCTGGTCGTTGTCGCATTTTTGATTTGCCAAAAAATTTAAACATCGATATTATCAAACCTAGAATGGCTCGATATATTGAAATAAGTAATCAGATTTTAAAAATGTATTTAAAGTATTTTGCAAGTAATGATATTTTAGTCTATTCCATTGATGAAGTTTTTATTGATATTACAAGTTATCGTAATTTCTATAAAAAGAATGCCTATGAAATAGCCTGTTTATTATTAAATGAATTAAAACAAATTTTCGGATTAACTGCTGCTTGTGGTATCGGTCATAACATGTTATTAGCAAAGCTAGCTTTAGATATTGAAGCTAAGCATAATCCTGATAACATTGCTACTTGGACTTATGATGATTTACCAACAAAATTATGGCCAATAACTAACCTTAATGAAGTTTGGGGAATTGGAAGAGGTTTATCTAAAAGACTTAAATTGCTTGGAATCAATAGTATGTATGATTTAGCTCATTATGATATTTATAAATTAGTTAAAGAATTTGGAATGATGGGCGAAGAAATATTCCTTCATGCTCATGGAATTGATGTTAGTAAAATTCAAGAACAAGATAATACAACAAAAAGAAAAGGATATAATGTTAATCATACTCTTTTTAAAAACACACCTAAAAACCAAGTAAGGCAATTAGTTAAAGAATTAGTTATTCAATTAGCTCACCGCCTTCGAACTGATAATAAAGCTACTTCAGTTATTCAATTATATATTGGTTATGCTAGTAATGAAGAACAACCATCATTTAGAATGCAAAAAAAATTAGAAACACCTACTATTGATTTAGCTACTTTATCAAACATTGTTATGAATATTTTTGATAAAGAAGTTTTAGATATAAGTATAAGAAGAATAGGATTATCTTTTTCTAAGTTAAGTGAGTTTGAAGGTGTTCAATTAAATATTTTTGAACAAGAACACGAAATAGATAATATTAACTTAGATTTTGCTTATGATATGGTGAATATTAAATATGGGCAAAATACTGTTTTTAAAGCTAGTGCATTAAGTGAAGATTCACAATTTTTTAAAAGGTCAAAATTAATTGGTGGTCACAATGCCAAATAA
- a CDS encoding ribosome recycling factor (product_source=KO:K02838; cath_funfam=1.20.5.170,3.30.1360.40; cog=COG0233; ko=KO:K02838; pfam=PF01765; superfamily=55194; tigrfam=TIGR00496) has product MSQIILDNTKDKMNKTIESFENNLVQIRTGRANPAMLDGIEVEYYGAMTPLNQVSAITVPEGRQLLIKPYDKTLVDGIERAINEANLGINPQSDGENVRLNIPPLTEESRKLLVKDVSKYAEDAKVAIRNIRRDANDAIKKDKELTKDDVQGYQDDVQTLTDNMIKKIDEIAKAKETDLMTV; this is encoded by the coding sequence ATGAGTCAAATAATTTTAGATAATACAAAAGATAAAATGAATAAAACAATTGAAAGTTTTGAAAACAATTTAGTTCAAATTAGAACTGGGCGTGCTAATCCAGCAATGTTAGATGGAATTGAAGTTGAATATTATGGAGCTATGACGCCATTAAATCAAGTAAGTGCTATTACTGTTCCTGAAGGAAGGCAATTATTAATTAAGCCTTACGATAAAACTTTAGTAGATGGAATTGAAAGAGCAATCAATGAAGCTAACTTAGGGATTAACCCACAAAGTGATGGAGAAAATGTTAGATTAAATATTCCACCACTTACAGAAGAAAGTCGTAAATTATTAGTTAAAGATGTTTCAAAATATGCTGAGGATGCAAAAGTAGCAATCAGAAATATTAGAAGAGATGCTAATGATGCAATTAAAAAAGATAAAGAATTAACAAAAGATGATGTTCAAGGATATCAAGATGATGTTCAAACATTAACTGATAATATGATTAAAAAAATTGACGAGATCGCAAAAGCAAAAGAAACTGATTTAATGACAGTGTAG
- a CDS encoding uridylate kinase (product_source=KO:K09903; cath_funfam=3.40.1160.10; cog=COG0528; ko=KO:K09903; pfam=PF00696; superfamily=53633; tigrfam=TIGR02075), producing MYKRVLLKLSGEALGGNETGISSEHVMEIAKEIKAAADTGVEIAIVVGGGNLWRGKTGTQIGMERSSGDYMGMLATIMNALAIQNSLDLIGVDSRVQTSLQINQVAEPYIRRRAIRHLEKGRVVIFGGGTGLPYFSTDTTAALRAAEINADAVLMAKNGTDGVYDSDPNKNDAAKKYDTLTFMEMLEQNLEVIDATASAMCMDNDIDLVVFDMNKHGNIKQAVLGEVEGTIITKER from the coding sequence ATGTATAAACGAGTTTTATTAAAATTAAGTGGAGAAGCATTAGGTGGAAATGAAACTGGAATTTCTAGCGAGCATGTTATGGAAATTGCCAAGGAAATTAAAGCCGCAGCAGATACTGGTGTTGAAATTGCAATTGTTGTAGGTGGAGGAAACCTGTGGCGTGGAAAAACTGGAACGCAAATTGGTATGGAAAGAAGTAGTGGTGACTACATGGGAATGCTAGCAACAATTATGAATGCCTTAGCTATTCAAAATTCTTTAGATTTAATTGGTGTTGATAGTAGAGTTCAAACATCATTACAAATTAATCAAGTTGCTGAACCATATATTAGAAGACGTGCAATAAGACATTTAGAAAAAGGAAGAGTTGTTATCTTTGGTGGTGGAACTGGATTACCATATTTTTCTACTGATACAACAGCAGCATTACGTGCAGCAGAAATTAATGCAGACGCTGTATTAATGGCTAAAAATGGAACTGATGGTGTATATGATAGTGATCCAAATAAAAATGATGCAGCAAAAAAATACGATACTCTAACTTTCATGGAAATGTTAGAACAAAACTTAGAAGTTATCGATGCAACTGCTAGTGCTATGTGCATGGATAATGATATTGATTTAGTTGTCTTTGATATGAATAAACATGGTAATATCAAGCAAGCAGTTTTAGGTGAAGTAGAAGGAACAATTATAACAAAGGAGAGATAA
- a CDS encoding elongation factor Ts (product_source=KO:K02357; cath_funfam=1.10.8.10,3.30.479.20; cog=COG0264; ko=KO:K02357; pfam=PF00889; superfamily=46934,54713; tigrfam=TIGR00116), with the protein MKITAQMVKELRESTGAGMLDCKKALEANDGDMQASIDWLREKGIAKAAKKADRVAAEGLTKIIVEGNKAIIVEINSETDFVAKNETFINLIDKIAQHLLKENPANVEDAMKTTIDGKSLEEFLAEATSTIGEKITLRRFEIVEKDDNSAFGAYSHMGGKIGVLVELNGTAEEEGAKDVAMHVAAMNPQFVTRDEVSSDFIEKERQIQLELTKNDPKTADKPEKVMAGIVEGKLNKQLKEIVLVDQVFVKNSDQTVGDFVKGLKATIGKVVRFGVGEGIEKKEDNFAEEVMSQVNAK; encoded by the coding sequence ATGAAAATTACTGCACAAATGGTTAAAGAGTTAAGAGAAAGTACAGGAGCTGGAATGTTAGATTGTAAAAAAGCTCTTGAAGCAAATGATGGAGATATGCAAGCTAGTATTGACTGGCTAAGAGAAAAAGGAATTGCTAAAGCGGCTAAAAAAGCTGATCGTGTTGCTGCTGAAGGTTTAACAAAAATTATTGTTGAAGGAAACAAAGCAATTATTGTTGAAATTAATTCAGAAACAGATTTTGTTGCGAAAAATGAAACTTTTATTAATTTAATTGATAAAATTGCTCAACACTTATTAAAAGAAAATCCAGCTAATGTAGAAGATGCTATGAAAACTACTATTGATGGTAAATCATTAGAAGAATTTTTAGCTGAGGCAACTTCAACTATTGGAGAAAAAATTACATTAAGAAGATTTGAAATTGTTGAAAAAGACGATAATTCTGCTTTTGGTGCTTATTCACATATGGGTGGAAAAATTGGTGTTCTTGTTGAATTAAATGGAACAGCTGAAGAAGAGGGAGCAAAAGATGTTGCAATGCACGTTGCTGCTATGAATCCTCAATTTGTTACTCGTGATGAAGTATCAAGTGATTTTATTGAAAAAGAAAGACAAATTCAATTAGAACTTACAAAAAATGATCCAAAAACAGCAGATAAACCAGAAAAAGTAATGGCTGGTATTGTTGAAGGAAAATTAAATAAACAATTAAAAGAAATCGTTTTAGTAGATCAAGTATTTGTTAAAAATTCTGATCAAACTGTTGGAGATTTTGTTAAAGGTCTTAAAGCAACAATTGGAAAAGTTGTTCGTTTTGGAGTTGGAGAAGGAATTGAGAAAAAAGAAGATAACTTTGCTGAAGAAGTAATGTCACAAGTAAATGCAAAATAA